TCGCCCATCAGATCGGGGCTTCGGCAGCCACCTACAGCGCCGGGCTGATGAGGGAGGTGCTCGGCAGCTACACGGTGCCTTTTCTCACGGCAGGTTTGCTCTGCTTTTTTGCCAGCATCATGGCCCTGCGGATATCGAAAGCGTCCGCAGCCATCCAATTGCCTCAGCACTAGCATTCCGCTTAGCTGGACACCGAACTGGCACCGCCAGAGAAGGATCGCCCATCACTCATACAAAAAGGACAGAGACCGATGCTCTGTCCTTTTTTCATTGCATCATGCGCTGTACGCTAGCGCGGATAATGCTCGCCCTCTCCATGAAAGAGGGAGACGACCTTCTTGTACTGCCTGGCGGGCATATGCGGCAAGACGATCGCCAGCTGACCTTGCGAAAGCGGGAGACCTTCGGTTGGATCCTCGACCGCATAGGGAATACCCAGCGCGTCCAGTGCACGGGAGTAATCGGCCGCATCATCCCAGGAGACGGGAAAGTACACAGATTTATTTTCCACAAGTATCTCTCCTTTCTCCCTATCTGTTCCCGGTTGGCGCTTGAAACATAACCCGATCCGGTTGTCTTTTTAATTTTTCTTGGCCTTGGTTTTTCTGGAATATTTCACTGGTCAATGGAAACAATACGAACATGAAAGACAACAAGGAGGATATGACAAATGGTAAATGCTTTTCAAAACAACCAATTTTCCAATGCAGCAGTGACCGGGTTCCAATCCGGGCAGGCAAACTTCGGTTTGTCCAATGAAGCTACATACCAAGCGCAAACAGCTGGTATCCCAGCAGCATTTGGCGGGGGAGCCCAAGCGGTATTCCAGCCTGGCTTTGCCGGTACCGATGTTCAGCAAGTGCGCAACCAAATCGCCCGTGACGGCGGATATGGTTACACCGGCGCGCAACAGAGCTTTGCTCAAACCGCAGGAAACGCTGGTGTGCCTGCTTCGTTTGGAGGCGGTGCGCAAGCCATTTTCCAGCCTGGCTTTGCCGGTACTGACGCGCAGCAAGTTCGCAATGAGATCGCGCGCGACATCGGTTTTGGCGTGCAACCGAACTTTGCAAATGCCGGTTTCGGCCAATCCGTAGGGACTGCAGGAATCCCAGCCGCTTTCGGCGGTGGTGCGCAAGCGATCTTCCAGCCTGGCTTCGCAGGTACGGATGCGCAGCAAGTCCGCAATCAGATTTCCCGTGACGGAGGCTTTGGCTACGGTAACTTTTAATCCAGGAAGCGCTCCGCTAGAAATTCCGACTCGAAAGTAAACAAGTGGATCGCAATGCGAACAAGAGAACCAGCGTGCTTTGGACCAGCCAAGTGCGCTGGTTTTTTATTGGCTTCCGAGGGGGACGGGAAATCTGCCGGTGTCCTGGTTCCATACATAATGTCCTCCCGCTGCGGGAAGTCTTATAGTGGGTTGTACTCTGTACACCAAACCACGACATAGGAGGTCCATTCATGCACAAATTTGCGGCGCATGAATTTTTGGAAACACAGGAAGCCCTGCGCACCAAACACGCAGGAATCGAAATGCATGGCCTGTTCGCTGACATGGCTCAAGACCCGCAGCTCAAAAACATGATTCTGAACCATCAGCGGAGCATTATCAACGCCTACCAGCAAGGGGTTAACCTGTTGATGGGCAAAGGCGTGAACATGCAGTCCGCGCCAGGCATGGGGATGATGCGCACGACGCAACAAACGGCAGTAGGTCTGAACAACCCGCAAATGATGGCGCCCAATCCGCATCCAAACCGTCTGTCCGACATGACCATTGCGACGATCATGCTGAACTGGCATAAAGCAGGTTCGGCTATCGGCATGCTCTGGGCGAACGAGTGCGTAGACCCGCAAATCCGCCAGTACCATGTCAACGGAGCCAATCTCTGTCAACAGATGGCGTATGAAACATGGCAGTACATGAACATGAAAGGGTACTACCAAGCGCCTCAGCTGGCTGATCACACCATGAACACCATGATTAACGCATTCAAAGAGCAGCCCGTATTGATTTGATTTTGCCCCTGAGTAAAAAAACAGACCAGTGTGCAGCCGGAAGCGCGCGCTGGTCTGTGGATTCATCGGAATTCACGGGGATTGCGGTTAGAAAGCAGTCTCCGGGAACAAACTATACATAATTGACTGGTGAGAAGGAGGGCGAAGTCACTTGTCCACTGATCAAAAAGAGAACAAAAACGAAGAACTGGAGATACTGGGAACCCACATGGCCGG
This sequence is a window from Brevibacillus composti. Protein-coding genes within it:
- a CDS encoding spore coat protein; amino-acid sequence: MHKFAAHEFLETQEALRTKHAGIEMHGLFADMAQDPQLKNMILNHQRSIINAYQQGVNLLMGKGVNMQSAPGMGMMRTTQQTAVGLNNPQMMAPNPHPNRLSDMTIATIMLNWHKAGSAIGMLWANECVDPQIRQYHVNGANLCQQMAYETWQYMNMKGYYQAPQLADHTMNTMINAFKEQPVLI